A part of Streptomyces sp. NBC_01210 genomic DNA contains:
- a CDS encoding urease accessory protein UreD, with protein sequence MSIQATARIVATRDGLPVLESDGPLALRRTRATGPYTRVTVVGAMSAPLGGDRLAIDVQVEDGTRLAVDSAAATIALPGRIPEQARYDVRLKVGDDAELRWLPEPLVSARGSDLRMRTRVELAATARLVLREEQILGRYGEQPGTLASRLTVHRAGRPLLDQELSCGPGAPGGWDGGAVLGGHRAVGQLLIVDPAFEEKPVEPRLLGPSAALTPLAGPAVLVNAVAPDARQLRRVLDEVLQAELPE encoded by the coding sequence ATGAGCATCCAGGCCACGGCCCGTATCGTCGCCACCCGGGACGGCCTGCCCGTACTGGAGAGCGACGGGCCGCTCGCACTGCGCCGCACCCGGGCCACGGGTCCATACACCCGGGTTACTGTCGTCGGCGCGATGAGCGCACCGCTCGGCGGTGACCGGCTCGCCATCGACGTGCAGGTGGAGGACGGCACACGGCTTGCCGTCGACTCCGCCGCAGCGACCATCGCCCTGCCCGGACGCATCCCCGAACAGGCCCGCTACGACGTCCGGTTGAAGGTGGGTGACGACGCCGAACTGCGCTGGCTTCCGGAACCCCTCGTCTCCGCGCGCGGCAGCGATCTGCGGATGCGCACCCGTGTCGAACTCGCCGCCACCGCACGGCTGGTGCTCCGCGAGGAGCAGATCCTCGGCCGGTACGGCGAGCAGCCGGGCACCCTCGCGAGCCGCCTCACCGTCCACCGGGCCGGACGCCCTCTCCTGGACCAGGAGCTCAGCTGCGGACCCGGCGCGCCCGGCGGCTGGGACGGCGGGGCGGTGCTGGGCGGCCACCGGGCCGTGGGCCAGCTCCTCATCGTGGACCCCGCGTTCGAGGAGAAGCCCGTGGAGCCCCGGCTGCTGGGCCCGAGCGCTGCTCTCACACCGCTCGCCGGACCTGCCGTACTGGTCAATGCCGTGGCGCCCGACGCGCGTCAACTACGCCGCGTACTCGACGAGGTGCTGCAGGCGGAACTGCCCGAGTGA
- a CDS encoding urease subunit alpha encodes MPELNRAVYTDLFGPTTGDRIRLADTDLLVEIEEDRSGGPGLAGDEAVFGGGKVIRESMGQSRTTRAEGAPDTVVTGVVIIDHWGIVKADIGIRDGRITGIGKAGNPDTMDGVHADLVIGPETEVIAGNGKIVTAGAIDAHVHFISPTLIDQALATGVTTLVGGGTGPAEGTKATTITPGPWHLARMFEALDTLPVNIGLLGKGNTMSREAMHSQLRGGALGFKIHEDWGSTPAVIDACLSVCEETGAQLAIHTDTLNEAGFVGDTLAAIAGRTIHAYHTEGAGGGHAPDIITVVSEPYVLPSSTNPTRPHTVNTIEEHLDMLMVCHHLNSAVPEDLAFAESRIRPSTIAAEDILHDLGAISIISSDSQAMGRIGEVVMRTWQTAHVMKKRRGALPGDGRADNHRARRYVAKYTINPAVAQGLDHEIGSVETGKLADLVLWEPAFFGVKPQLVIKGGQIAYAQMGDANASIPTPQPVLPRPMFGALGRAASVSSFNFVAEAAIEDGLPERLGLGKQFVPIKNTRRITKADMRENDALPRVEVDADTFTVTIDGDVVEPAPAAELPMAQRYFLF; translated from the coding sequence ATGCCTGAGCTGAACCGCGCCGTCTACACCGATCTCTTCGGCCCCACCACCGGCGACCGTATCCGGCTCGCCGACACCGACCTGCTCGTCGAGATCGAGGAGGACCGGTCCGGCGGGCCCGGACTCGCGGGCGACGAGGCCGTGTTCGGCGGCGGCAAGGTGATCCGCGAGTCGATGGGCCAGTCCCGTACGACACGGGCCGAAGGCGCACCCGACACGGTCGTCACCGGTGTCGTCATCATCGACCACTGGGGCATCGTCAAGGCCGACATCGGCATCCGCGACGGCCGGATCACCGGCATCGGCAAGGCCGGCAACCCGGACACGATGGACGGCGTACACGCCGATCTCGTCATCGGTCCCGAGACCGAAGTCATCGCCGGCAACGGGAAGATCGTCACCGCCGGCGCCATCGACGCGCACGTCCACTTCATCTCGCCGACCCTCATCGACCAGGCCCTGGCGACCGGCGTCACCACTCTCGTCGGCGGTGGCACCGGACCGGCCGAGGGCACCAAGGCCACCACCATCACCCCGGGCCCCTGGCACCTTGCCCGGATGTTCGAGGCGCTGGACACCCTCCCCGTCAATATCGGGCTGCTCGGCAAGGGCAACACGATGTCCCGCGAGGCCATGCACTCCCAACTGCGCGGCGGAGCGCTCGGATTCAAGATCCACGAGGACTGGGGGTCGACCCCTGCTGTCATCGACGCCTGTCTGAGCGTGTGTGAGGAGACCGGCGCGCAGCTCGCCATCCACACGGACACGCTGAACGAGGCGGGCTTCGTCGGGGACACACTCGCCGCCATCGCCGGACGCACCATCCACGCGTACCACACCGAAGGTGCGGGCGGAGGGCATGCACCGGACATCATCACCGTGGTCTCCGAGCCGTACGTCCTGCCCAGCTCCACCAACCCCACCCGGCCGCACACCGTCAACACCATCGAGGAACACCTCGACATGCTGATGGTCTGCCACCACCTCAATTCGGCCGTTCCCGAGGACCTTGCCTTCGCCGAGTCCCGGATCCGGCCCTCCACCATCGCGGCCGAGGACATCCTGCACGACCTCGGCGCCATCTCGATCATCTCCTCCGACTCCCAGGCCATGGGGCGCATCGGCGAGGTGGTGATGCGTACCTGGCAGACCGCACACGTCATGAAGAAGCGCCGCGGAGCACTGCCCGGCGACGGCCGCGCCGACAACCACCGCGCACGTCGCTATGTCGCCAAATACACGATCAACCCGGCGGTCGCTCAGGGCCTCGACCACGAGATCGGCTCGGTCGAGACGGGAAAACTCGCCGACCTGGTGCTCTGGGAGCCGGCGTTCTTCGGCGTCAAGCCGCAGCTCGTCATCAAGGGCGGCCAGATCGCGTACGCGCAGATGGGCGACGCCAACGCCTCCATTCCCACTCCGCAGCCGGTGCTGCCGCGGCCGATGTTCGGCGCGCTGGGCCGGGCGGCGTCGGTGAGCTCGTTCAACTTCGTCGCCGAGGCGGCGATCGAGGACGGACTGCCCGAACGCCTGGGCCTGGGCAAGCAGTTCGTGCCCATCAAGAACACCCGGCGGATCACCAAGGCCGACATGCGTGAGAACGACGCGCTGCCTCGTGTCGAGGTCGACGCCGACACCTTCACGGTGACCATCGACGGCGATGTGGTCGAGCCCGCACCGGCGGCGGAACTGCCCATGGCACAGCGCTACTTCCTTTTCTGA
- a CDS encoding urease subunit beta encodes MIPGEILFADGSIALNKGREVTRLAVVNTADRPVQVGSHYHFAEANPGLDFDRAAARGKRLNIAAGTAVRFEPGIPVDVELVPFTGARVVPGLRGETGGPLDA; translated from the coding sequence ATGATCCCGGGAGAGATCCTTTTCGCCGACGGCTCCATCGCACTCAACAAGGGCCGTGAGGTCACCCGCCTCGCTGTCGTCAACACTGCCGACCGGCCCGTCCAGGTCGGCTCCCACTACCACTTCGCCGAGGCGAACCCCGGTCTGGACTTCGACCGCGCGGCCGCCCGCGGCAAGCGGCTGAACATCGCCGCGGGAACCGCCGTGCGCTTCGAGCCCGGCATCCCCGTCGACGTCGAACTCGTCCCCTTCACCGGAGCGCGTGTCGTCCCGGGGCTGCGCGGCGAGACCGGAGGACCCCTCGATGCCTGA
- a CDS encoding alpha/beta hydrolase has product MRRTAVLGSAGTLIAGTLITGAIAAPAANAETRNSGWSEARGVQVAAERAAKQGIDWADCPADWGFAKPIQCGWVSVPLNYARPNGKQIKIAVDRIGNTGTKAERQGALVYNPGGPGGSGMRFPTRVTNKNPLWANTAKAYDFVGFDPRGVGHSTPISCVDPQEFVKAPKADPVPDSEADKRAQRKLAAEYADGCAERSGWMLPYMTTPNTVRDLDVIRAALGEKKLNFLGVSYGTYMGAVYATLFPGHVRRMIVDSVVNPSREKVWYEANLDQDVAFQMRWNDWKAWVAKNDATFHIGNTPEKVEQQWLKLRATAKKSPLGGVLGPAELISYFQSAPYYDSSWAPIAQTWSKYIAGDTQALVDAAAPDLSDTAGNIASENGNAVYTAVECADAKWPTSWKKWDRDNTRLHKDYPFMTWANAWMNLPCATWSSKQQTPVNVKTGKGLPQVLIVQSTRDAATPFDGAVELHKRLKGSRLIIEKDAGSHGVTGLVNPCINERVDAYLLSGKLDSSDVTCAPHATPKP; this is encoded by the coding sequence GTGAGACGCACAGCAGTGCTCGGCTCGGCCGGCACTCTGATCGCGGGCACCCTCATAACGGGCGCGATCGCGGCTCCGGCGGCCAACGCCGAGACCCGCAACAGCGGTTGGTCCGAGGCCCGCGGCGTTCAGGTGGCCGCGGAGCGGGCCGCCAAGCAGGGCATCGACTGGGCGGACTGCCCGGCGGACTGGGGTTTTGCCAAGCCCATCCAGTGCGGCTGGGTGAGCGTGCCGCTCAACTACGCGCGGCCGAACGGCAAGCAGATCAAGATAGCCGTCGACCGGATCGGCAACACCGGCACCAAGGCGGAGCGCCAGGGCGCCCTGGTCTACAACCCGGGCGGCCCCGGCGGCTCGGGCATGCGCTTCCCGACCCGGGTCACGAACAAGAACCCGCTGTGGGCCAACACCGCGAAGGCATACGACTTCGTGGGCTTCGACCCGCGGGGTGTCGGTCACTCGACGCCCATCTCCTGTGTCGACCCACAGGAGTTCGTCAAGGCGCCGAAGGCCGACCCGGTGCCGGACAGCGAGGCCGACAAGCGCGCCCAGCGCAAGCTCGCCGCGGAGTACGCGGACGGGTGCGCCGAGCGCAGCGGCTGGATGCTGCCGTACATGACGACGCCGAACACCGTGCGCGACCTGGACGTCATCCGGGCCGCCCTCGGTGAGAAGAAGCTCAACTTCCTGGGCGTCTCCTACGGCACGTACATGGGCGCGGTCTACGCGACGCTCTTCCCGGGCCATGTGCGCCGGATGATCGTCGACAGCGTGGTCAACCCCTCGCGCGAGAAGGTCTGGTACGAGGCCAACCTCGACCAGGACGTCGCCTTCCAGATGCGCTGGAACGACTGGAAGGCCTGGGTCGCCAAGAACGACGCGACCTTCCACATCGGGAACACTCCCGAGAAGGTCGAGCAGCAGTGGCTGAAGCTGCGGGCCACCGCCAAGAAGAGCCCCCTCGGCGGGGTCCTCGGACCGGCGGAGCTCATCAGCTACTTCCAGAGCGCGCCGTACTACGACTCCTCCTGGGCGCCCATCGCCCAGACCTGGAGCAAGTACATCGCCGGTGACACCCAGGCACTGGTCGACGCCGCGGCGCCCGACCTGTCCGACACCGCGGGCAATATCGCCTCGGAGAACGGCAACGCCGTCTACACGGCTGTCGAGTGCGCGGACGCCAAGTGGCCGACCAGCTGGAAGAAGTGGGACCGGGACAACACCCGGCTCCACAAGGACTACCCCTTCATGACGTGGGCCAACGCCTGGATGAACCTCCCGTGCGCCACCTGGTCGTCCAAGCAGCAGACCCCGGTCAACGTCAAGACCGGCAAGGGCCTGCCGCAGGTGCTCATCGTGCAGTCCACGCGTGACGCCGCCACTCCCTTCGACGGCGCCGTCGAGCTGCACAAGCGGCTCAAGGGCTCGCGTCTGATCATCGAGAAGGACGCCGGCTCGCACGGTGTGACCGGCCTGGTCAACCCGTGCATCAACGAGCGGGTGGACGCCTACCTGCTCAGCGGCAAGCTGGACAGCAGCGATGTGACGTGCGCTCCGCACGCCACGCCGAAGCCGTAA
- the ureG gene encoding urease accessory protein UreG, with product MHLDHSHHGPAAVSADAARPDGTRRALRIGLGGPVGSGKTATVAALCRALRDQLSIAVVTNDIYTREDAEFLLRNAVLPPERIQAVETGACPHTAIRDDISANLEAVEDLEESVGPLDLILVESGGDNLTATFSKGLVDAQVFVIDVAGGDDIPRKGGPGVTTADLLVINKTDLAPHVGSDLGRMARDAKEQRGELPVAFTSLKGEGGVAPVADWVRARLAAWTA from the coding sequence ATGCACCTCGACCACTCCCACCACGGCCCGGCCGCTGTCAGTGCCGACGCCGCACGCCCCGACGGCACCCGGCGCGCCCTGCGCATCGGTCTCGGCGGCCCCGTCGGTTCCGGCAAGACCGCGACCGTCGCCGCGCTCTGCCGCGCCCTGCGCGACCAGCTGTCCATCGCCGTCGTCACCAACGACATCTACACCCGCGAGGACGCCGAATTCCTGCTCCGCAACGCGGTACTGCCGCCCGAGCGCATCCAGGCCGTCGAGACCGGCGCCTGCCCGCACACCGCGATCCGCGACGACATCTCCGCCAACCTCGAAGCAGTCGAGGACCTGGAGGAGAGTGTCGGCCCGCTCGATCTGATCCTCGTCGAGTCCGGCGGCGACAATCTCACCGCGACCTTCTCCAAGGGCCTTGTCGACGCCCAGGTCTTCGTCATCGACGTGGCGGGCGGCGACGACATCCCGCGCAAGGGCGGGCCGGGCGTCACCACCGCCGATCTGCTCGTGATCAACAAGACCGACCTGGCGCCGCATGTCGGCTCCGACCTCGGCCGGATGGCGCGCGACGCCAAGGAGCAGCGCGGTGAACTTCCCGTCGCCTTCACCTCGTTGAAGGGCGAGGGAGGGGTGGCGCCGGTCGCCGACTGGGTGCGCGCGCGGCTCGCCGCCTGGACCGCATGA
- a CDS encoding cytochrome c oxidase assembly protein: MDHSGHGMTMDLPPFTLGRGLEYSPDPFFLAGCLLGLALYGWGVLRLRRRGDSWPVSRTVFFTVGVLSVALVMCTKLNDYGMVMFSVHMVQHMVISMLSPIVLLLGAPVTLALRALPVAGRGRKGPRELLLALLHSRYLRIVTHPAFTIPLFIASLYALYFTPLFDFLMESRTGHAAMMVHFLAVGLVFFWPIMGVDPGPHRPGYVMRMLELFAGMPFHAFFGIALMMATEPMIKAYKNPPVSLGIDALSDQNAAGGIAWAFSEIPSVLVLIALVFQWYRSEQRQAKRSDRAADRNGDKELEAYNAYLASLQARGQ, encoded by the coding sequence ATGGATCACAGCGGGCACGGCATGACGATGGATCTGCCGCCGTTCACGCTGGGGCGAGGGCTCGAGTACTCACCGGATCCGTTCTTCCTGGCCGGCTGTCTGCTGGGGCTCGCTCTGTACGGCTGGGGTGTGCTGCGACTGCGCAGGCGCGGCGACAGCTGGCCGGTCAGCCGCACCGTCTTCTTCACCGTCGGCGTGCTGAGCGTGGCGCTGGTGATGTGCACCAAGCTCAATGACTACGGCATGGTCATGTTCAGCGTGCACATGGTGCAGCACATGGTGATCAGCATGCTCTCGCCGATCGTGCTGCTGCTGGGCGCGCCGGTGACGCTGGCCCTGCGCGCGCTGCCGGTCGCGGGCCGCGGGCGCAAGGGTCCGCGCGAGCTGCTGCTGGCCCTGCTGCACAGCCGTTACCTGCGGATTGTCACGCACCCCGCCTTCACCATCCCGCTCTTCATCGCGAGCCTGTACGCGCTCTATTTCACCCCCCTCTTCGACTTCCTGATGGAGTCCAGGACGGGGCATGCGGCGATGATGGTGCACTTCCTCGCCGTGGGCCTGGTCTTCTTCTGGCCGATCATGGGCGTGGACCCGGGGCCGCACCGGCCCGGCTATGTGATGCGGATGCTGGAGCTCTTCGCGGGCATGCCGTTCCACGCCTTCTTCGGCATCGCGCTGATGATGGCGACCGAGCCGATGATCAAGGCGTACAAGAATCCACCTGTCTCGCTCGGTATCGACGCGCTCAGTGACCAGAACGCGGCGGGCGGCATCGCCTGGGCGTTCAGCGAGATCCCCTCGGTACTGGTACTGATCGCTCTGGTCTTCCAGTGGTACCGCTCCGAGCAGCGGCAGGCCAAGCGGTCGGACCGCGCCGCGGACCGGAACGGGGACAAGGAGCTCGAGGCGTACAACGCGTATCTCGCTTCGCTCCAGGCGCGCGGGCAGTAG
- a CDS encoding type 1 glutamine amidotransferase produces the protein MSDNSLRLVWVYPDLLSTYGDQGNALVVERRARQRRLDVMRIDVRSDQPIPTSGDIYLIGGGEDRPQRLAAERLRRDGGLSRAASNGAIIFSVCAGYQILGHEFINDLGEREAGLGLIDVVSTRGEGERCVGDVLADIDPRLGLPQLTGFENHQGITHLGPTARPFARTILGRGNGTGDGTEGAYNDTVFGTYMHGPVMARNPQIADMLLKLALDVNALPPIDERWYEALRAERIASATQPA, from the coding sequence ATGAGCGACAACAGCCTGCGTCTGGTCTGGGTCTACCCGGACCTGCTCAGCACCTACGGCGACCAGGGCAACGCCCTCGTGGTGGAGCGCCGGGCCCGCCAGCGCCGCCTGGACGTGATGCGTATCGACGTGCGCAGCGACCAGCCGATCCCGACGTCCGGAGACATCTATCTCATCGGCGGCGGCGAGGACCGGCCGCAGCGGCTCGCCGCCGAGCGGCTGCGCCGCGACGGCGGACTCAGCCGGGCCGCCTCCAACGGCGCGATCATCTTCTCCGTCTGCGCCGGCTACCAGATCCTCGGCCATGAGTTCATCAACGACCTCGGTGAGCGCGAGGCGGGACTCGGCCTGATCGACGTGGTCTCCACGCGCGGCGAGGGCGAGCGGTGCGTCGGCGACGTACTGGCGGACATCGACCCGCGGCTGGGCCTGCCGCAGCTGACCGGCTTCGAGAACCACCAGGGCATCACCCACCTCGGCCCGACGGCTCGCCCGTTCGCCCGCACGATCCTCGGCCGGGGCAACGGCACGGGCGACGGAACCGAGGGCGCGTACAACGACACCGTCTTCGGCACCTATATGCACGGCCCGGTGATGGCCCGCAATCCGCAGATCGCGGACATGCTGCTGAAGCTTGCCCTCGATGTGAACGCGCTGCCGCCGATCGACGAGCGGTGGTACGAGGCGCTGCGCGCCGAGCGCATCGCGTCCGCGACGCAGCCTGCCTGA
- a CDS encoding lysophospholipid acyltransferase family protein, whose amino-acid sequence MFYYVLKYVILGPLLRLLFRPRIEGLEHIPAEGAAIVAGNHLSFSDHFLMPAIIKRRITFLAKAEYFTGPGLKGRLTAAFFRSAGQIPVDRSGKEAGQAAIREGLGVLSKGELLGIYPEGTRSHDGRLYKGKVGVAVMALRAQAPVVPCAMVGTFEIQPPGQVMPKIKRVTVRFGEPMDFSRYAGMENEKAAIRAITDEIMYAILELSGQEYVDRYAAEVKAELEQPKKFPRRRS is encoded by the coding sequence GTGTTCTACTACGTGCTCAAATACGTCATTCTGGGGCCGCTGTTGCGGTTGCTGTTCCGCCCCAGGATCGAGGGTCTCGAGCACATCCCCGCGGAGGGCGCGGCGATCGTCGCGGGCAACCATCTGTCGTTCTCGGACCACTTCCTGATGCCGGCCATCATCAAGCGGCGTATCACCTTCCTCGCCAAGGCCGAGTACTTCACCGGCCCCGGCCTGAAGGGGCGGCTGACCGCCGCGTTCTTCCGCAGCGCCGGGCAGATCCCGGTGGACCGCTCCGGCAAGGAGGCCGGCCAGGCGGCCATCCGCGAGGGTCTCGGAGTGCTGAGCAAGGGCGAGCTGCTGGGGATCTACCCCGAGGGCACCCGATCGCACGACGGCCGGCTCTACAAGGGCAAGGTCGGTGTCGCGGTGATGGCGCTCAGGGCGCAGGCGCCGGTGGTGCCCTGCGCGATGGTGGGGACGTTCGAGATCCAGCCGCCCGGACAGGTCATGCCGAAGATCAAGCGGGTCACCGTCCGCTTCGGCGAGCCGATGGACTTCTCGCGGTACGCGGGCATGGAGAACGAGAAGGCGGCCATCCGCGCCATCACCGACGAGATCATGTACGCGATCCTCGAGCTGTCCGGCCAGGAGTATGTGGACCGCTACGCCGCCGAGGTGAAGGCGGAGTTGGAGCAGCCGAAGAAGTTCCCGCGGCGAAGAAGCTGA
- a CDS encoding 6-phosphofructokinase, which produces MRIGVLTSGGDCPGLNAVIRSVVHRAVVDHGDEVIGFHDGWKGLLECDYRKLDLDAVGGILARGGTILGSSRVQPAHLRDGVERAKGHVAELGLDAIIPIGGEGTLKAANLLSESGLPIVGVPKTIDNDIASTDVTFGFDTAVGVATEALDRLKTTAESHQRVLIVEVMGRHTGWIALHSGMAAGAHAIVVPERPFDIGELTERVGDRFSAGKKFAIVVVAEGAKPREGSMEFNEGGKDVYGHERFAGVAQQLSVELEQRLGKEARAVILGHVQRGGTPTAYDRVLATRFGWHAVEAAHRGEFGMMTALRGTDIAMVPLAQAVETLKTVPAERYAEAECVL; this is translated from the coding sequence ATGCGCATTGGTGTGCTCACCTCCGGTGGCGACTGCCCCGGTCTGAACGCCGTCATCCGTTCCGTCGTGCACCGCGCCGTCGTCGATCACGGCGACGAGGTCATCGGCTTCCACGACGGCTGGAAGGGCCTTCTGGAGTGCGATTACCGCAAGCTCGACCTTGACGCGGTGGGCGGCATCCTGGCCCGCGGCGGCACCATTCTCGGCTCGTCCCGGGTCCAGCCCGCGCATCTGCGCGACGGCGTGGAGCGGGCCAAGGGGCATGTTGCCGAGCTCGGCCTCGACGCGATCATTCCGATCGGCGGCGAAGGCACCCTCAAGGCGGCGAACCTCCTCTCCGAGAGCGGGCTCCCGATCGTCGGCGTGCCGAAGACCATCGACAACGACATCGCCTCGACCGATGTCACGTTCGGGTTCGACACCGCCGTCGGTGTGGCGACCGAGGCGCTGGACCGGCTGAAGACCACCGCCGAGTCGCATCAGCGGGTGCTGATCGTCGAGGTCATGGGCCGGCACACCGGCTGGATCGCGCTGCACTCCGGCATGGCGGCGGGCGCTCACGCCATCGTCGTCCCGGAGCGGCCTTTCGACATCGGCGAGCTGACCGAGCGGGTCGGCGACCGGTTCTCGGCGGGCAAGAAGTTCGCGATCGTCGTGGTCGCGGAGGGCGCCAAGCCGCGCGAGGGCTCGATGGAGTTCAACGAGGGCGGCAAGGACGTCTACGGTCACGAGCGCTTCGCGGGCGTGGCCCAGCAGCTCTCCGTCGAGCTGGAGCAGCGGCTCGGCAAGGAGGCCCGCGCGGTGATCCTCGGGCATGTGCAGCGCGGCGGCACCCCGACCGCGTACGACCGCGTGCTCGCGACCCGCTTCGGCTGGCATGCCGTGGAGGCGGCGCACCGCGGTGAGTTCGGCATGATGACCGCGCTGCGCGGCACGGACATCGCCATGGTGCCGCTGGCGCAGGCCGTGGAGACGCTGAAGACCGTCCCGGCCGAGCGGTACGCCGAGGCGGAGTGCGTGCTCTGA
- a CDS encoding NAD-dependent epimerase/dehydratase family protein, producing the protein MTKGSVFVLGATGQVGRAAVAALAADGWEIRAASRGGGRDERWPEDVRAVRVDREDDAALAAALGDGCDVLVDMVAYGRGHARQLRALADRIGSAVVVSSGAVYEDDKGRSFDTQDKPGGFPRYPVPIPESQRTVAPGEATYGTRKVALERELLAAGDELPVTLLRAGAIHGLHCRGPRELFFVRRALDRRPVRILAYNGQSRFHPVHVGNLAELIRLAAAKPGSRVFNAGDPDVPTVAEISAGVDAALGVTSETVLIDGPAPVGTVGLTPWGAEHPIVYDMTAAERELGYRATTSYADSLPATVEWLARQLDGRDWREIFSNLVKYEDDWFDYAAEDSWLEG; encoded by the coding sequence ATGACCAAAGGAAGCGTGTTCGTGCTCGGTGCGACAGGACAGGTGGGACGGGCCGCGGTGGCCGCGCTCGCCGCGGACGGATGGGAGATACGGGCGGCCTCGCGCGGCGGCGGCCGGGACGAGCGCTGGCCCGAGGACGTCCGGGCGGTCCGGGTCGACCGGGAGGACGACGCGGCTCTGGCCGCCGCGCTCGGCGACGGCTGTGATGTGCTGGTGGACATGGTCGCTTACGGACGGGGCCACGCACGGCAGTTGAGGGCGCTCGCGGACCGGATCGGCTCGGCGGTCGTGGTCTCCAGCGGCGCGGTGTACGAGGACGACAAGGGCCGCAGCTTCGACACCCAGGACAAGCCCGGCGGCTTTCCGCGCTATCCGGTGCCGATCCCGGAGTCGCAGCGGACCGTGGCGCCCGGGGAGGCGACGTACGGCACTCGCAAGGTGGCGCTGGAGCGGGAACTGCTGGCGGCGGGCGACGAGTTGCCGGTGACCCTGCTGCGCGCGGGCGCGATCCACGGACTGCACTGCCGTGGCCCGCGCGAACTGTTCTTCGTGCGGCGGGCACTGGACCGGCGGCCGGTGCGCATCCTCGCGTACAACGGGCAGTCCCGCTTCCACCCCGTCCATGTCGGCAATCTCGCCGAATTGATCCGGCTGGCGGCGGCGAAGCCGGGCTCACGGGTGTTCAACGCCGGTGATCCGGACGTACCGACGGTCGCGGAGATCAGCGCGGGAGTGGACGCGGCGCTCGGCGTGACGAGCGAGACCGTCCTCATCGACGGACCGGCGCCGGTGGGCACGGTGGGTCTCACGCCGTGGGGGGCGGAACATCCGATCGTGTACGACATGACGGCGGCGGAGCGGGAGTTGGGCTACCGAGCCACCACGAGCTATGCCGATTCGCTGCCGGCGACCGTGGAGTGGCTCGCCCGGCAGCTCGACGGCCGCGACTGGCGCGAGATCTTCAGCAACCTCGTGAAGTACGAGGACGACTGGTTCGACTACGCGGCGGAGGACTCCTGGCTGGAGGGATGA
- a CDS encoding urease accessory protein UreF: protein MSRAALLVLADGRFPAGGHAHSGGAEPAVKAGRIRDARDLADFCRGRLHTTGLTAAALAAAAALGLDALALDEAADARTPSPALRATARKLGRQMMRAARSTWPSQELDALAAARPRGAHQPIVLGLAARSAALGPEDAAHCAVYEAVSGPATAAVRLLSLDPFEATAVLARLAPELDAVAQQAARAAAEAAVEGLDALPAASAPLLDLTAEAHAAWPVRLFAS from the coding sequence ATGAGCCGCGCCGCACTCCTCGTCCTCGCCGACGGCCGGTTCCCCGCCGGTGGCCACGCCCACTCCGGCGGTGCCGAACCGGCCGTCAAGGCAGGACGCATACGCGATGCCCGGGACCTGGCGGACTTCTGCCGGGGCCGGCTGCACACCACCGGCCTCACCGCGGCGGCGCTCGCCGCCGCGGCCGCCCTGGGCCTCGACGCGCTGGCGCTCGACGAGGCCGCCGACGCCCGTACCCCCTCGCCCGCCCTGCGGGCCACCGCCCGCAAACTCGGCCGGCAGATGATGCGGGCCGCCCGTTCCACCTGGCCGAGCCAGGAGCTCGACGCGCTCGCAGCGGCCCGCCCGCGCGGCGCACACCAGCCGATCGTGCTGGGGCTCGCCGCCCGCTCCGCAGCCCTCGGCCCCGAGGACGCGGCACACTGCGCCGTGTACGAGGCGGTCAGTGGCCCGGCCACCGCGGCCGTACGCCTCCTCAGCCTCGACCCCTTCGAGGCGACGGCGGTACTGGCCCGGCTGGCGCCCGAACTCGACGCGGTCGCCCAGCAGGCCGCGCGGGCAGCGGCCGAGGCGGCCGTCGAAGGACTCGACGCGCTGCCCGCCGCCTCCGCCCCGCTGCTCGACCTCACCGCGGAGGCACACGCAGCCTGGCCCGTACGCCTCTTCGCCTCGTAG
- a CDS encoding SSI family serine proteinase inhibitor, which yields MRRSATFAAAALIALAAAAPAAASPAHTAGEVPTRAGGLFLTVSGSEDTWIRGVLLRCPTQTEGPHPHARAACRALSAVNGDLDVLPGDPRPCNRKYDPVTVSATGSWRGFPIAWHKTYPNACALDVATGVVFRF from the coding sequence ATGCGCCGCAGCGCCACCTTTGCCGCAGCCGCCCTGATCGCCCTCGCGGCCGCTGCCCCTGCAGCGGCTTCACCCGCGCACACCGCCGGTGAGGTGCCCACGCGTGCCGGGGGCCTGTTCCTGACCGTGTCGGGTTCAGAGGACACGTGGATTCGCGGGGTCCTGCTGCGGTGCCCGACGCAGACCGAAGGCCCGCATCCGCATGCCCGCGCCGCCTGCAGGGCGCTCTCCGCGGTCAACGGCGACCTGGACGTGCTGCCCGGCGACCCGCGGCCGTGCAACAGAAAGTACGACCCGGTCACGGTCAGTGCCACCGGCTCCTGGCGCGGCTTCCCCATCGCCTGGCACAAGACCTATCCGAACGCGTGTGCGCTCGACGTGGCGACCGGAGTCGTCTTCCGCTTCTGA